One stretch of Bacteroidota bacterium DNA includes these proteins:
- a CDS encoding MFS transporter: protein MLSKLLPTPSDYPQEHVRSLRNNIRVHLMDGSLYVLGMSIVSVQTILPIFIKELGGSPLSIGSVQVLWTIGQNIPSVFIAHYIQRRIFFKSPMVFWGLLHRIMLLVCGVAAFFLVGKVNPEIAVPLFLLLIFLIPTIGGFSGLPWFQVFTKTVPVKLRGRLMGIRQLIGSAAGAIGGSLVSLILYAVVFPTNYALLFFAAFLFTMISFYYLVRIVEQPSVIDDKGGIRLNIISNAKRIIRSDKNFRNFLFADAFMLMSIASASFYSVYAVEKFSLPPSYAGTFTAIVMLTNVVANILFGIIADTYGHKVNLLALAACSALAGIFAVISTNILMYGFVFFFLACAIQIQAISRQPFVAEMCKENERPVYVGIVNTITAPTVFVGLLFGWFVPKTGYASIFIVTSLLAANSFLILYRFVAEPRK, encoded by the coding sequence ATGCTTTCCAAACTTCTTCCTACACCGTCTGACTATCCGCAAGAACATGTCCGTTCGCTTCGGAATAATATCCGCGTACATTTAATGGATGGTTCCCTGTATGTGTTAGGGATGAGTATCGTATCAGTGCAAACGATCCTTCCGATTTTTATCAAGGAACTGGGAGGAAGTCCGCTTTCGATCGGTTCGGTGCAAGTGCTGTGGACGATTGGTCAAAATATTCCCTCCGTTTTTATTGCTCACTATATACAGCGCCGTATTTTTTTTAAATCTCCAATGGTCTTTTGGGGATTACTGCATAGGATTATGTTATTGGTGTGCGGAGTGGCAGCATTCTTTTTGGTAGGGAAGGTCAATCCAGAAATTGCCGTTCCTCTTTTCCTCCTTTTGATTTTTCTTATTCCGACGATTGGAGGTTTCTCCGGTCTGCCGTGGTTTCAGGTTTTTACAAAGACTGTTCCGGTAAAATTGCGTGGCCGATTAATGGGGATCCGTCAATTAATTGGTTCTGCCGCCGGTGCAATCGGCGGTTCGCTTGTCAGTCTGATTCTGTATGCGGTAGTTTTTCCTACAAACTATGCACTGCTGTTCTTTGCCGCCTTTCTTTTTACGATGATCTCTTTTTATTATCTGGTAAGGATCGTTGAACAACCTTCCGTGATTGATGATAAAGGGGGGATACGATTGAATATTATTTCGAATGCAAAACGAATTATTCGATCCGATAAAAATTTTCGCAATTTTCTTTTTGCCGACGCATTCATGTTAATGTCAATTGCTTCTGCATCCTTCTATTCGGTCTATGCCGTTGAGAAATTTTCTCTGCCGCCATCGTATGCCGGTACGTTCACTGCCATTGTGATGTTGACGAACGTTGTGGCAAATATCCTGTTTGGAATTATTGCGGACACATACGGCCATAAAGTGAATCTGCTTGCATTGGCGGCATGTTCTGCTCTGGCAGGAATATTTGCAGTCATTTCGACAAATATTTTGATGTATGGATTTGTCTTTTTCTTTTTGGCATGTGCAATCCAGATTCAGGCGATTTCTCGTCAGCCGTTTGTCGCGGAAATGTGCAAAGAGAATGAACGACCGGTGTATGTAGGAATCGTTAATACAATCACTGCACCGACAGTGTTTGTGGGACTGTTGTTTGGATGGTTCGTTCCAAAAACAGGATATGCTTCGATTTTTATCGTGACATCGTTGCTTGCTGCGAATTCCTTTCTGATATTATACCGATTTGTTGCAGAACCGAGAAAATAA
- a CDS encoding DUF2281 domain-containing protein produces MNQHILTQINNMPESVKTELLAYAEFLISKYKKDKKKHPVFGSAKNKYSLTSDFNEQLKDFEDYQ; encoded by the coding sequence ATGAACCAACATATTCTGACTCAAATAAACAACATGCCTGAAAGTGTAAAGACTGAATTGCTTGCATATGCTGAGTTTCTTATCTCTAAATACAAAAAGGACAAAAAAAAGCATCCTGTATTCGGGAGTGCGAAAAATAAGTACTCACTTACCTCAGATTTTAATGAACAGTTAAAAGATTTTGAAGACTATCAATAA
- a CDS encoding type II toxin-antitoxin system VapC family toxin: MNQLLDTQSFLWFVSGDANLSKIAKESIENDININYISMASIWEISIKFSLGKLHIKGTYESVIDDINENGIILLPINFLHTLEQTKLPMHHRDPFDRIIASQVLVEKMNLISSDIIFDKYFATSAQKRIW; this comes from the coding sequence ATGAATCAATTGCTCGATACTCAAAGTTTTTTATGGTTTGTTTCCGGAGATGCAAACCTTAGCAAAATTGCAAAAGAATCGATTGAAAATGATATTAACATCAACTACATCAGCATGGCAAGCATTTGGGAAATCTCCATAAAGTTCTCCCTCGGCAAACTCCACATCAAAGGAACATACGAATCTGTTATTGATGACATAAACGAAAACGGTATTATCCTTTTACCGATAAATTTCCTCCACACTCTTGAACAAACAAAACTTCCAATGCACCACCGTGATCCTTTTGATAGAATTATTGCGTCCCAAGTTCTCGTTGAGAAAATGAATTTAATCAGTAGCGATATAATTTTTGATAAATATTTCGCAACAAGCGCTCAGAAGAGAATCTGGTAA
- the nusB gene encoding transcription antitermination factor NusB, which translates to MIEEKIPKRRHIRELVMQALYALEISKDPPQHVVDTILIELKESDADFDFAQSLFSKSISHQAEIDKRLKSKTEHWEFHRIALIDKILLRMSLCELLYFPDIPPKVTINEAIEIAKDYSTESSGTFINGIMDAILIDLKKDGLLTKTGRGLLDTHAKKSHT; encoded by the coding sequence ATGATAGAAGAAAAAATACCGAAGCGCAGACATATTCGAGAACTGGTCATGCAAGCGTTATATGCGCTCGAGATCTCCAAAGATCCTCCGCAACATGTTGTCGATACGATTCTCATTGAATTGAAAGAAAGCGATGCTGATTTTGACTTTGCACAATCCCTCTTTAGTAAATCCATATCACATCAGGCCGAGATCGACAAACGCTTAAAATCGAAAACGGAACATTGGGAATTTCACCGCATTGCATTAATTGATAAGATTTTATTGCGGATGAGTTTGTGCGAACTGCTGTATTTTCCGGATATTCCTCCAAAAGTGACCATTAACGAAGCTATTGAGATCGCAAAAGATTATAGCACGGAAAGCAGCGGAACATTTATCAACGGGATTATGGATGCAATCCTGATCGACTTGAAAAAGGATGGTTTGCTGACAAAAACCGGACGCGGTCTGCTTGATACACACGCAAAAAAATCTCATACCTAA
- a CDS encoding MFS transporter: MALNPTQSNRFQIFVWTLFDFANTSFSVMIVAVGYSLYFKEIVAGGSGRGDLLWGIAVSISMLLTAVIAPVLGAAADFSSRRKRFLFGFTIVSVISTALLYFVDAGMIFVGMSLFILANVGFEGGLVFYDAFLPNLTTERSYGRVSGYGFAMGYVGSLVTLFIAMPLYAAGFGTDNLPNVRLSFAIAAGIFLLFSAPLFIFLRDHKTKFEYKVSYVKAGIQRVKETVGHLRSYKNVSRFLLAFFIYNDGILTVISFASLFATQTLHFSLQEVLVLFAIVQASGIVGSLFFGVVTDKIGAKRTIAINLVIWILVVSGAYFVQTKEMFYLIGAIAGSSMGASQAASRSLMAQLTPKEREAEFFGFYDGLCGKASAVVGTFLFGLISYITGDQRISVLTIGLFFVVGLVLLERVSDKEHVRDIEKVNT; the protein is encoded by the coding sequence ATGGCACTGAATCCCACTCAATCAAACCGATTCCAAATCTTTGTCTGGACGCTGTTTGATTTCGCCAACACTTCATTCTCGGTGATGATCGTTGCTGTTGGATACTCTCTCTATTTCAAAGAGATCGTCGCAGGCGGAAGCGGGCGGGGAGATCTGTTGTGGGGAATTGCCGTGAGTATCTCCATGCTTTTGACTGCGGTAATTGCTCCCGTCTTAGGTGCTGCTGCGGATTTTTCTTCACGCAGAAAAAGATTCCTCTTTGGTTTTACTATTGTCAGTGTCATCTCCACTGCCCTTCTTTATTTTGTTGATGCCGGGATGATCTTCGTGGGAATGTCGCTCTTCATTCTCGCCAATGTCGGTTTTGAGGGAGGGCTTGTTTTTTATGACGCCTTCCTTCCTAATCTTACCACCGAACGAAGTTACGGACGCGTTTCCGGTTATGGATTTGCTATGGGGTACGTCGGCTCGTTAGTGACATTGTTCATTGCTATGCCTCTCTACGCTGCTGGCTTTGGGACAGATAATTTGCCTAATGTGCGATTGAGCTTTGCGATTGCCGCTGGGATTTTTCTTCTCTTTTCTGCTCCGCTGTTTATTTTCCTTCGGGACCATAAAACGAAGTTCGAATATAAAGTCTCATATGTGAAAGCTGGAATTCAGCGAGTAAAAGAAACTGTCGGTCATTTGCGGAGTTACAAAAATGTTTCCCGATTCCTCCTTGCTTTCTTCATCTATAATGATGGCATTCTGACTGTCATCTCATTTGCATCTCTCTTCGCTACCCAGACACTGCATTTTTCACTCCAGGAAGTTCTTGTTCTTTTTGCAATCGTTCAAGCTTCGGGAATTGTCGGTTCACTTTTTTTCGGTGTTGTCACGGATAAAATTGGCGCGAAACGCACCATTGCAATCAATCTCGTCATTTGGATTTTGGTAGTGAGCGGTGCATATTTTGTACAGACAAAGGAGATGTTCTATTTGATCGGAGCAATCGCAGGAAGTTCCATGGGAGCATCACAAGCAGCCAGCCGCAGCTTGATGGCACAATTGACTCCGAAAGAACGAGAAGCGGAATTTTTCGGTTTCTACGACGGTTTGTGTGGAAAAGCATCAGCGGTGGTCGGTACTTTTTTGTTCGGACTGATTTCGTATATTACAGGAGATCAACGAATATCCGTTTTGACAATTGGACTCTTCTTTGTTGTAGGACTCGTGCTGCTTGAACGTGTCAGCGATAAAGAACATGTAAGAGATATTGAGAAAGTAAACACATGA
- a CDS encoding UDP-2,3-diacylglucosamine diphosphatase → MKKIFFFSDVHLGLQDSFREKEKERRLLSFLSYVEKNGEQLFILGDLFDYWFEYKYVIPRGYHHVLSKLASMVEHGIKIHYIAGNHDFWLKDFFPNDLGIPVYKDPFGMTLHGKKFYFHHGDGLALNDKGYLILKKILRNPISIFLYSLLHPDWTAPLARGSSKTSREYTGNKDFGETDGMIKFSNEKFAEGYDIVIMGHRHKPLEHHSNNNLYLNLGDWITYNTYAEFDGKTIELKEWTGETNVQTKRKSAPLNTKKRITAKKKRA, encoded by the coding sequence ATGAAAAAGATCTTCTTCTTCTCTGATGTCCATTTAGGGTTGCAGGATTCATTCCGTGAAAAGGAAAAGGAACGCCGGCTTCTCTCCTTTCTCTCCTATGTTGAAAAAAATGGCGAACAATTGTTCATTCTGGGTGACCTATTCGACTATTGGTTTGAATACAAATATGTCATCCCCCGTGGATATCACCATGTCCTTTCAAAATTGGCATCAATGGTAGAACACGGTATTAAGATCCATTACATCGCCGGCAATCATGATTTTTGGCTGAAGGATTTTTTCCCGAATGATTTGGGAATCCCTGTCTACAAAGATCCATTCGGAATGACACTCCATGGGAAAAAATTCTACTTCCATCACGGCGACGGATTGGCATTGAATGACAAAGGTTATTTGATTCTTAAAAAGATTCTTCGCAATCCCATTAGTATTTTTCTCTACTCATTGCTTCATCCTGATTGGACCGCCCCGCTTGCGCGAGGCTCGTCCAAAACAAGCCGGGAATATACCGGAAACAAAGATTTCGGAGAAACAGACGGAATGATAAAATTCTCCAATGAAAAGTTTGCTGAAGGATACGATATCGTCATCATGGGACATCGACATAAACCGTTGGAGCATCACAGCAATAACAATCTCTATCTTAACCTTGGCGATTGGATTACTTACAATACCTATGCTGAATTTGACGGAAAAACGATTGAGCTCAAAGAATGGACCGGCGAAACCAACGTTCAAACAAAACGGAAGTCAGCCCCATTGAATACGAAGAAGCGAATCACGGCAAAGAAAAAACGCGCATAA
- a CDS encoding PBP1A family penicillin-binding protein, which produces MTEKKKPKYSSEEMKKYFNDPQYREALLQKSRGFFKKYRYYFFGAFAVFLLLMAFYYNYIISGLPSLEELENPKPELATKVYSVDGEILATFYSTKNRSYVPYDSIPQSVIDALISTEDKNFYQHWGVTPWRFLRAMFKNLLALRLKEGASTITQQLARNLYGFQQSDESPFDKATRKFREFFTSVEIEKNFTKKEILEMYLNEIYFGRSVYGISAAAGIYFGKKVQELSLGESVMLVAILNGPAYYDPQRHPERSMNRRDLVLALMVQEGRLSQQQADIVKSEPLTYTTNEEAPLGLAPHFVEYVRQQMRDKAEKYGFNIYKEGLSIYTTLDSRMQRYANRAVEEHLADQQEKFNKIWNWDRKQNLIEKILDRSAKQSSLYRQYSNKDSILDVIKNNPRFVDSIKLIWQSIEVGFVAIDPKTGGIRAMVGGKNFRTFRYGLNHVTQIRRQPGSSFKPFVYTVAIDNGYPPTYELYNQPVTVEMGDGTQWRPANFEGDVGGKATLRVGLMRSLNLVAVNAILNIAPKEQVVEYAKKMGIKSPVPPYESIALGTAQVTPLEMTSAFGVFANEGVFVEPNSILKIEDKDGNIIEENFPEKKEVLSKETAYIMTNMMEDVINNPLGSGARIRNFFHYPAAGKTGTTQDFADAWFVGFTPQLAAGMWVGFDDQGITFNSADGQGGRAAAPLFGRFMKYVYEDKTIPITQPYFRIPNGVERDTICADTKKLVTEFCPVRITEIFNSKYPPAKCDLHLSADSLDTGNPTEF; this is translated from the coding sequence ATGACAGAAAAAAAGAAACCAAAATACAGTTCGGAAGAGATGAAAAAATATTTCAACGATCCTCAATATCGTGAGGCGTTACTGCAAAAAAGCAGGGGATTTTTCAAAAAATACCGTTACTATTTTTTTGGAGCATTTGCCGTTTTCTTGTTGTTGATGGCGTTCTATTACAATTATATCATTTCCGGGCTCCCTTCATTGGAAGAATTGGAAAATCCAAAACCTGAATTGGCCACAAAAGTGTATTCCGTCGACGGCGAAATACTGGCAACATTCTATTCCACAAAAAACCGATCATATGTACCGTACGACTCAATCCCGCAAAGCGTGATTGATGCGCTCATCTCCACCGAAGATAAAAATTTCTACCAACATTGGGGAGTAACACCATGGCGTTTTCTTCGCGCCATGTTCAAAAATCTTCTCGCGTTGCGTTTAAAAGAAGGTGCTAGCACTATTACACAGCAACTTGCTCGCAATCTGTACGGATTTCAACAATCAGATGAGAGTCCTTTCGATAAGGCAACTCGAAAATTCCGGGAATTCTTTACATCTGTTGAAATTGAAAAAAATTTCACCAAAAAAGAAATTCTTGAAATGTACCTTAATGAAATTTATTTTGGACGAAGTGTGTACGGAATCTCCGCTGCGGCAGGAATCTATTTCGGGAAAAAGGTGCAGGAATTATCCCTCGGCGAATCCGTGATGCTTGTCGCTATTTTGAACGGTCCGGCGTACTACGATCCGCAACGACATCCGGAACGGTCTATGAATAGAAGAGATCTCGTCCTTGCATTAATGGTGCAGGAAGGAAGATTGTCTCAACAACAAGCGGACATCGTAAAATCAGAACCTCTTACCTATACAACGAATGAAGAGGCACCGCTTGGGCTTGCTCCCCATTTTGTTGAATATGTGCGTCAGCAAATGCGTGATAAAGCGGAAAAATATGGATTCAATATTTATAAAGAAGGACTTTCCATTTATACAACGTTGGACAGTCGAATGCAGCGTTATGCCAATCGCGCCGTGGAAGAACATCTTGCCGATCAGCAGGAAAAATTTAATAAGATCTGGAACTGGGATCGAAAACAAAATCTCATTGAAAAAATTCTCGATCGGTCAGCAAAACAATCTTCACTCTACAGACAATATTCAAATAAGGACAGCATACTCGATGTCATAAAAAATAATCCTCGCTTTGTGGATTCCATCAAGCTGATATGGCAGTCAATCGAAGTCGGTTTTGTGGCAATCGATCCTAAGACAGGCGGCATTCGTGCAATGGTTGGCGGGAAAAATTTCCGAACATTTCGGTACGGATTGAATCATGTCACTCAAATTCGCCGACAGCCCGGTTCATCATTCAAACCGTTTGTCTATACTGTTGCTATCGATAATGGTTATCCCCCAACCTATGAATTGTACAACCAACCGGTAACGGTAGAAATGGGAGACGGAACACAATGGAGACCGGCAAATTTTGAAGGAGATGTCGGCGGCAAAGCAACATTGCGTGTCGGTTTAATGCGATCGTTGAATCTTGTTGCAGTGAATGCCATCCTGAATATTGCTCCCAAGGAACAAGTGGTGGAGTACGCTAAGAAAATGGGAATTAAATCTCCTGTTCCACCGTATGAATCAATTGCCTTAGGAACTGCACAAGTAACACCGCTTGAAATGACATCGGCGTTTGGAGTTTTTGCCAATGAAGGAGTCTTCGTAGAACCAAATTCGATTCTAAAAATCGAAGATAAAGATGGAAATATTATCGAAGAAAATTTTCCTGAAAAGAAAGAAGTACTGAGCAAGGAAACTGCTTACATCATGACCAACATGATGGAAGATGTGATCAATAATCCTTTGGGTTCAGGCGCTCGCATCAGAAATTTCTTCCACTACCCTGCGGCGGGGAAAACCGGTACGACACAGGATTTTGCTGATGCATGGTTTGTTGGTTTTACACCACAGCTGGCTGCCGGTATGTGGGTAGGATTTGACGATCAAGGAATTACATTCAATTCTGCTGATGGACAAGGCGGCCGTGCCGCTGCACCGCTGTTTGGTCGTTTTATGAAGTATGTTTACGAAGATAAAACCATTCCCATTACGCAGCCGTACTTCAGAATTCCAAACGGAGTGGAACGGGATACAATTTGTGCTGATACAAAAAAATTAGTGACGGAATTTTGTCCGGTGAGAATTACGGAGATCTTCAACTCTAAATATCC